The following proteins come from a genomic window of Chlamydiales bacterium:
- the fumC gene encoding class II fumarate hydratase produces MATRIESDSMGTMEVPCSVYYGAQTARSLIHFSIGKHKMPLPVIHAFGIIKKAAAEVNWELGKLTEDKKQWITQSANEVAEGLLDTHFPLKIWQTGSGTQTNMNVNEVIANRAIELSGGVMGSKSPIHPNDDVNLSQSSNDTFPTAMHISAAKSLKFHFLPVLKKLRDSLHKKSIDFQNVVKIGRTHLMDAIPLTLGQEFSGYVNQIEQNIERIEMVVPSLYELAIGATAVGTGFNAPKFFAKKMCEKISYYTELPFKPAKNKFSAIATHDSLVAVHSALKGLAVSLIKITTDLSLLGSGPRCGLGELLFPENEPGSSIMPGKVNPTQCEALAMICVHLIGNDQAISIAGSRGNFQLNVFKPMIIHNFLESLSLLTEGLHSFNEYFIKDLKPNYLNIKKHIESSLMLVTALSPVIGYDKAAKTAHKAFHENMTLKEACLALGFLSEEDFDRLVQPEKML; encoded by the coding sequence ATGGCAACACGCATTGAATCAGATAGTATGGGAACGATGGAAGTCCCTTGTTCTGTTTATTATGGAGCACAGACGGCACGTTCTCTTATACATTTTAGTATTGGAAAGCATAAAATGCCTCTTCCGGTGATTCATGCTTTTGGAATCATCAAGAAAGCAGCAGCTGAAGTCAATTGGGAACTCGGTAAGTTAACTGAAGATAAAAAACAATGGATCACCCAGTCAGCTAATGAAGTGGCTGAGGGATTACTCGATACGCATTTTCCTCTTAAAATTTGGCAAACAGGAAGTGGAACTCAGACGAATATGAATGTAAATGAGGTGATTGCAAATCGAGCTATTGAACTTTCTGGTGGAGTGATGGGAAGCAAGTCTCCTATCCATCCTAATGACGATGTCAATTTATCTCAGTCATCAAACGATACCTTTCCAACAGCTATGCATATTTCTGCTGCCAAAAGTCTTAAATTCCATTTCCTTCCTGTATTAAAGAAACTACGAGACTCTTTACATAAGAAATCAATCGATTTTCAGAATGTGGTAAAAATTGGGCGCACACATTTGATGGATGCGATTCCTTTAACTCTGGGTCAGGAATTTTCAGGGTATGTCAATCAAATTGAACAGAATATTGAGCGTATTGAAATGGTCGTTCCTTCTCTTTACGAACTCGCAATTGGAGCTACAGCGGTTGGAACTGGTTTTAATGCTCCTAAATTTTTTGCAAAAAAAATGTGTGAAAAAATTTCTTACTATACTGAGCTGCCTTTTAAGCCAGCAAAAAATAAATTTTCAGCAATCGCAACACATGACTCTCTTGTTGCTGTTCATAGTGCTTTGAAAGGATTAGCAGTCTCTTTAATTAAAATCACCACCGATTTGAGTCTACTTGGTTCAGGACCTCGTTGTGGCTTAGGAGAGTTACTATTCCCAGAGAATGAACCTGGCTCTTCGATTATGCCAGGTAAAGTTAATCCAACTCAATGTGAAGCATTGGCTATGATTTGTGTCCACTTAATTGGTAATGATCAAGCCATCAGTATTGCTGGATCTCGTGGAAATTTTCAACTTAATGTCTTTAAGCCAATGATTATCCATAATTTTCTAGAATCTCTTTCCTTACTTACTGAAGGATTACATTCATTTAATGAGTATTTTATTAAAGATTTAAAACCTAATTATTTGAACATTAAAAAGCATATAGAATCTTCTCTTATGCTTGTCACTGCTCTAAGCCCTGTGATTGGTTATGATAAAGCGGCAAAGACAGCTCACAAGGCTTTTCATGAAAATATGACATTAAAAGAGGCTTGTTTAGCACTTGGTTTTCTATCTGAAGAAGATTTTGATCGTCTTGTTCAGCCTGAAAAGATGCTATAG
- a CDS encoding ABC transporter substrate-binding protein — MSKKVGLLFLCFLLFLGIWELVSLSFPHLLFVLPPPSQILSTLWELRSRFYFHTLFTLKEMLGGFILALVTAFPLAWTMMRYQASRSLLQPLFIVIQCLPMFTLAPIMVIWFGWSFTAIVIPTALMIFFPLTLNIYQGLRSTPKDLLEFFETHQASSWQTFFKLRLPWAMPHIFAGFRISSAIAGVGAVAGEWAGAQNGLGILMLESRRKTELEITFGALFCLMAISILLYGVILYCEKISHLPHIWKFRSNTSLMNRINKKTLILPIFILSILLFGVFQSKKKDEKITRLLLDWLPNPNHIPLYVGLEKKFFEEEGIHLVIQKMHDEGGAIPYLTSHRTDLLVNNLPGTLKACSRGADIKLIGLLIEEPLSGFIYRKNPNIRKPQDLTGCNLGYCIGGPDTSFLDFLLDQGNIIPNLRKNISVDLISPMEAQVVDFIFGGFWNIEPAQLRAIGVETNYFSVQQFGVPKYYEMIILANNQAVESSPTFVQAFQRALDKSIQFSCNHPDDAFLCYQLHNPDRRAKTLAWEKEAWKLTYPLLVKNQNIDIQMLEKLKNWMQDRKIITQSFNIHQLIPNTTH; from the coding sequence ATGTCGAAGAAAGTTGGATTGCTTTTTTTGTGTTTTCTCCTTTTTTTAGGAATTTGGGAGCTTGTCTCATTATCTTTCCCCCACTTGCTTTTTGTCCTTCCTCCTCCTTCACAAATTTTATCTACACTTTGGGAACTACGTAGTCGTTTCTATTTCCATACTCTTTTTACCTTAAAAGAGATGTTAGGAGGGTTTATTTTAGCCTTGGTTACGGCCTTCCCTTTGGCCTGGACAATGATGCGTTACCAAGCTTCTCGATCACTACTACAGCCTCTTTTTATCGTCATCCAATGTCTTCCTATGTTTACACTTGCCCCTATTATGGTCATTTGGTTTGGGTGGAGTTTTACAGCGATTGTGATTCCAACTGCTTTAATGATTTTTTTCCCTTTGACTCTTAATATCTATCAAGGACTGCGTTCGACACCAAAAGACCTTCTTGAATTCTTTGAAACCCATCAAGCAAGCTCTTGGCAAACATTTTTTAAACTACGTCTTCCTTGGGCTATGCCCCATATTTTTGCCGGTTTTCGTATCTCTTCTGCAATTGCAGGTGTAGGAGCTGTTGCTGGAGAATGGGCTGGAGCCCAAAATGGATTGGGTATATTAATGCTAGAAAGTCGTCGAAAAACTGAGCTTGAAATCACTTTTGGAGCTCTCTTCTGCCTCATGGCAATCAGTATTTTGTTATACGGCGTGATTCTTTATTGTGAAAAAATTTCACACCTACCTCATATATGGAAATTTAGATCCAACACATCTCTGATGAACCGAATAAACAAAAAGACACTCATCTTACCCATCTTTATTCTATCTATTCTTCTTTTTGGAGTTTTTCAATCTAAAAAGAAAGATGAGAAAATCACAAGGCTCCTTCTAGACTGGCTACCTAATCCTAATCATATCCCCCTTTATGTTGGTTTGGAAAAAAAATTTTTTGAAGAAGAAGGTATTCACCTGGTGATCCAAAAAATGCATGATGAAGGAGGAGCCATACCCTACCTCACCTCACATCGGACAGATTTGTTAGTCAATAACCTACCAGGAACACTTAAAGCTTGTTCTCGTGGAGCTGATATTAAACTCATTGGCCTACTAATTGAAGAACCTCTTTCTGGATTTATCTATAGAAAGAATCCTAATATTAGAAAACCTCAAGATCTTACAGGATGCAATCTTGGATATTGTATTGGAGGACCCGATACGTCGTTTCTCGACTTTCTGCTAGATCAAGGCAATATTATTCCTAATCTACGTAAAAATATCAGTGTCGATCTAATTTCTCCTATGGAAGCTCAAGTTGTTGACTTCATATTTGGAGGTTTCTGGAATATTGAACCAGCCCAATTACGTGCCATTGGTGTAGAAACCAATTACTTTTCAGTCCAACAATTTGGTGTTCCTAAATATTATGAAATGATTATCTTAGCAAATAATCAAGCTGTTGAAAGCTCCCCTACCTTCGTTCAAGCTTTTCAAAGAGCACTAGATAAAAGTATCCAATTTTCATGCAACCATCCAGATGATGCTTTTTTGTGCTATCAACTCCATAATCCTGATCGACGTGCAAAAACTTTAGCATGGGAAAAAGAAGCCTGGAAATTAACTTATCCTCTGCTAGTAAAAAATCAAAATATCGATATTCAAATGCTCGAAAAACTTAAAAATTGGATGCAAGATCGTAAAATTATTACTCAATCTTTCAATATTCATCAGCTCATTCCTAATACAACTCATTAA
- a CDS encoding GGDEF domain-containing response regulator: MSERFNLLLIGDEEKYLVSIQTVLESLYIKGITFSVIIAKTIKEATSRLAKEEKYDLILTDLYLSDSKELQIIKTLQATNPNIPIITTSFHTDEKIIRKIIRLGAQDYLPKKELDPKHLQRVIYASIERNRLQQTLKTLSFTDEMTGLYNRRGFFTLLKQQVFLSKTNNQSFYFFLIDLDYLKMINDTYGHPAGDQALIDTAKLLRLSFRHHDIIGRIGGDEFGIIVTNTKAHQELKIKKKINDTFAKQNKKDKTPYQLTISIGFAYFKESSEISIKELVKIADQCLYKEKEKKHPKR, encoded by the coding sequence ATGAGTGAGAGGTTTAATCTACTTCTGATTGGAGATGAAGAAAAGTATCTCGTCTCTATTCAAACAGTTTTAGAATCCTTATACATCAAGGGTATTACCTTTTCCGTCATCATTGCAAAAACTATCAAGGAAGCAACCAGCCGATTAGCTAAAGAAGAAAAATATGATTTGATTTTAACAGATCTCTATCTTTCTGATAGCAAAGAGCTCCAAATCATTAAAACACTTCAAGCAACAAATCCAAATATTCCTATTATCACCACCTCTTTTCACACTGACGAAAAAATAATTCGAAAGATTATCCGTTTAGGTGCACAAGATTATCTACCAAAAAAAGAATTGGATCCTAAACATTTACAACGGGTCATTTATGCCTCTATTGAAAGAAACCGTCTTCAACAAACTTTAAAAACCCTCTCTTTTACTGATGAGATGACTGGTTTATACAACCGTCGTGGATTTTTTACCCTTTTGAAGCAACAGGTTTTTCTTTCAAAAACAAACAATCAAAGCTTTTATTTTTTTCTAATTGATCTAGATTATCTTAAAATGATTAATGACACTTATGGTCACCCTGCTGGTGATCAGGCTTTAATAGATACTGCTAAATTATTACGACTTTCTTTTCGACACCACGATATCATTGGTAGAATTGGAGGAGATGAATTTGGTATCATTGTCACCAATACTAAAGCTCATCAAGAATTGAAGATCAAAAAAAAAATTAATGATACATTTGCAAAACAAAATAAGAAAGATAAAACACCTTATCAACTTACCATCAGTATTGGATTTGCCTATTTCAAAGAATCAAGCGAAATCTCAATTAAAGAACTGGTCAAAATAGCTGACCAATGCCTCTACAAAGAAAAAGAAAAAAAACACCCAAAAAGATGA
- a CDS encoding nucleoside monophosphate kinase encodes MGLIEPYQDKFPAILLFGPPGAGKGTLGKFLTSSGTQYHLSSGNIFRSLPLGSPAGKLYYSYARQGKLLPDEATIEIWKYYVEGLIATNSYYPENQDLLLDGIPRNLVQAHKLEEFVKVRHIIVLEISSMEELIERLETKALIEGRLDSIEKNMLKKRVETYEKEIEKILDFYPSHLISRVNGTQKPLEVLRDVLVRLSHLLSRGAK; translated from the coding sequence ATGGGGTTAATTGAGCCTTATCAAGATAAATTTCCTGCCATTCTTTTATTTGGTCCTCCAGGAGCAGGTAAGGGGACTTTAGGAAAATTTTTGACTAGTTCTGGAACACAATATCATCTTTCTTCAGGAAATATTTTTCGTAGTCTACCTCTTGGTTCTCCAGCTGGTAAATTGTATTATTCTTATGCTAGACAAGGTAAGCTATTGCCCGATGAGGCTACAATTGAAATTTGGAAATATTATGTCGAAGGACTTATTGCAACAAACTCTTATTATCCTGAGAATCAGGATCTTTTACTTGATGGTATTCCTCGGAATTTAGTACAGGCTCATAAACTTGAGGAGTTTGTTAAAGTACGTCATATTATTGTTTTAGAGATTTCAAGTATGGAAGAATTAATCGAAAGGTTAGAAACAAAGGCTCTTATTGAAGGACGTCTAGATAGTATTGAAAAAAATATGTTAAAAAAACGTGTTGAAACTTATGAAAAGGAGATTGAAAAAATTTTAGATTTTTATCCTTCTCATTTAATTTCTCGTGTCAATGGAACTCAGAAACCTCTTGAAGTACTAAGGGATGTGCTTGTACGTTTGTCACATCTTTTATCTCGTGGTGCTAAATAA
- a CDS encoding MarC family protein, giving the protein MNSYGNFFGTTMTLFLVIDALGNLSTYLSLINSYSQSQQRLIAIRELFIALGIMILFHYIGQILLPLLGVSYISVQISGGLILFLIAIRLIFSPQEANLKWDKKKTVMFPIATPLIAGPSVLAVIMIFAQENSSSFVIFSAVSVAWFFSGLIIFFAHPIHNLLKEKGLLACQRLMGLIVAMIAIELFLEGINGIVK; this is encoded by the coding sequence ATGAATAGTTATGGAAATTTTTTTGGAACTACAATGACTCTATTTCTAGTCATTGATGCTTTAGGAAATCTCTCTACTTATTTGTCTCTAATTAATTCTTATAGTCAATCCCAACAGCGTCTTATTGCAATTCGTGAGTTATTCATTGCTTTGGGAATTATGATTCTATTTCACTATATCGGTCAAATTCTTCTTCCCCTTCTTGGAGTTTCCTACATTTCTGTTCAAATATCTGGAGGACTGATTCTTTTTTTGATCGCAATTCGTCTGATTTTTTCTCCTCAAGAAGCAAACCTGAAATGGGATAAAAAAAAAACTGTCATGTTTCCGATTGCTACTCCTTTAATTGCAGGACCTTCTGTTCTTGCTGTTATCATGATCTTTGCTCAAGAAAACTCTTCTAGTTTCGTGATTTTTAGTGCCGTATCCGTAGCTTGGTTTTTTTCAGGCTTAATTATTTTCTTTGCTCATCCAATTCACAATCTTCTTAAAGAGAAAGGTTTGTTAGCATGTCAAAGATTAATGGGATTAATTGTAGCCATGATTGCTATCGAACTTTTTCTTGAAGGAATTAACGGGATCGTCAAATGA
- a CDS encoding MarC family protein: MSFLFLIIMDPLGNIPIFVSVLKHFDLQQQKRIIFRELLIALGIMILFLFFGQGFFRLLNVSNSSLQIAGGIILFLIAIQMIFALPGEEGKEKIPKDPLIVPLAIPAVGGPGILATMTLYGGTVNNKFLTLLALFIAWLFLLPTLLFSGYIKKILGKNGITAAERLFGFIVILISTQMAISGLTSALSLRI; the protein is encoded by the coding sequence ATGTCTTTTCTCTTTTTGATTATAATGGATCCTTTGGGAAATATTCCGATCTTCGTGAGTGTATTAAAACATTTTGATCTTCAACAACAAAAAAGAATCATTTTCCGCGAATTGTTAATTGCTTTAGGTATTATGATTCTTTTTCTTTTCTTTGGTCAGGGATTTTTTCGTCTGCTTAATGTCTCAAATTCATCTTTACAAATTGCGGGAGGTATTATTCTTTTTTTAATTGCTATTCAAATGATCTTTGCTTTACCTGGTGAAGAAGGTAAAGAAAAAATTCCTAAAGACCCACTGATTGTTCCTCTAGCAATTCCTGCTGTTGGAGGACCAGGAATTTTAGCTACAATGACCTTATATGGAGGAACAGTCAATAATAAGTTTCTTACCTTATTAGCTCTTTTTATTGCCTGGCTTTTTTTACTCCCCACACTCCTTTTTTCTGGATATATTAAAAAAATTCTTGGAAAAAATGGCATTACTGCCGCTGAACGTTTATTTGGATTTATTGTCATACTTATTTCTACACAAATGGCAATTAGTGGATTAACTTCCGCGCTTAGTTTAAGGATATGA
- a CDS encoding methionyl aminopeptidase, translated as MKRNDTCWCGSQKKWKKCHYPKESPLLEKKKLSDYYYSNYGILLKTPEQIEGIRKACKLTARILNAICQKVDVGVTTNELDAFAVELHKEAGAIPAPLHYGNPPFPNSICTSINQVICHGIPNDLPLQEGDIINIDTSAILDGYYGDCSRMVKIGNISADKQLVYDVSYECLNLAIQNVRPGMMIHEIGDLIEAYATQKGCTVVNKFVGHGVGLKFHEPPQVPHYSNRMQIPLVPGMTFTIEPMINAGLPDVTLDPITQWIASTKDGKPSGQWEHTLLVTETGYEVLTILP; from the coding sequence ATGAAAAGAAATGATACTTGTTGGTGTGGGAGTCAAAAAAAATGGAAAAAGTGCCATTATCCAAAAGAATCTCCCTTATTAGAAAAGAAAAAACTTTCTGATTATTATTATAGCAACTATGGAATTCTTTTAAAAACTCCTGAGCAAATTGAAGGCATTCGAAAGGCTTGTAAACTCACTGCACGTATTCTTAATGCCATCTGTCAAAAAGTAGATGTTGGAGTCACCACAAATGAACTTGATGCTTTTGCGGTTGAATTACACAAAGAAGCAGGGGCTATTCCTGCGCCTCTTCACTATGGCAATCCTCCTTTCCCCAATAGCATCTGTACTTCTATTAACCAAGTGATCTGTCATGGTATCCCTAATGACCTTCCTCTTCAAGAAGGAGATATTATAAATATTGATACTTCAGCTATTCTCGATGGCTACTATGGCGACTGTAGTCGAATGGTAAAAATCGGAAATATTTCTGCCGACAAACAGCTTGTTTACGATGTCTCTTATGAGTGTCTTAATCTTGCAATACAAAATGTAAGACCTGGTATGATGATTCATGAAATTGGAGATCTTATAGAAGCCTATGCCACTCAAAAAGGTTGCACAGTCGTAAATAAATTTGTTGGACATGGTGTTGGTCTAAAATTCCATGAACCTCCTCAAGTTCCTCATTATAGTAATCGAATGCAAATTCCTCTTGTTCCTGGAATGACCTTTACAATTGAACCTATGATTAATGCTGGTCTTCCAGATGTGACCCTCGATCCTATTACACAATGGATTGCCTCAACAAAAGATGGTAAACCAAGTGGTCAGTGGGAACATACTCTTCTTGTTACAGAAACTGGTTATGAAGTTCTTACAATTTTACCATAA
- a CDS encoding DUF720 domain-containing protein: MLDQTIQIIDQTKPAFREVVSKTIGEEDQTTSKVNFFLSIFALLVSAMEIRQHSVLTESKMIAANSEAQHRLNKQNGDIKFSILPYNADNAMINRVQDKNQQYAAIREDIQNFLITARQDAQIEMTQASTNINLLQQNASEDSNWLRTLNTIFQGICEMVK; the protein is encoded by the coding sequence ATGCTAGATCAAACCATCCAGATCATTGATCAGACAAAACCTGCTTTTAGAGAAGTAGTAAGCAAGACCATTGGAGAAGAAGATCAAACTACTAGTAAAGTGAACTTCTTTCTATCAATTTTCGCTCTTCTTGTGAGTGCAATGGAAATTCGTCAACATTCCGTATTGACAGAATCAAAAATGATTGCAGCTAACTCAGAAGCTCAACATCGATTAAACAAGCAAAATGGTGACATTAAATTTAGTATTCTACCTTACAACGCAGATAATGCTATGATTAATCGAGTTCAGGATAAAAACCAACAATATGCTGCGATAAGAGAAGATATTCAAAATTTCTTAATCACAGCTCGTCAAGATGCTCAGATAGAAATGACACAAGCATCAACAAATATTAACCTACTGCAACAAAATGCCTCTGAGGATTCAAATTGGTTACGCACACTAAATACGATTTTTCAGGGAATTTGTGAGATGGTAAAGTAA
- a CDS encoding DUF720 domain-containing protein — protein MSKIEPTEAFKGNIKSFGGKLDQVEQKKQDSGIEPIFIAYLEIYKSVQLNHEMAAIQTKEIQANNKAQNNLINQEALLNFTTVRQSVIDGIEQAKKNTFLQEINTRNQKISAIRSNFENKLTVLKQNAQVSETKVNTVINESQQTISQCGNLMNMLVSLSQQVTQI, from the coding sequence ATGTCAAAAATTGAACCCACAGAAGCATTTAAAGGAAATATTAAAAGTTTTGGAGGTAAGCTTGATCAAGTAGAGCAAAAAAAACAAGATAGTGGTATTGAACCGATTTTTATTGCCTATCTAGAAATTTATAAATCTGTACAACTTAACCATGAAATGGCTGCAATACAGACAAAGGAAATTCAAGCAAATAATAAGGCACAAAACAATTTGATTAACCAAGAAGCATTACTTAATTTTACCACTGTGAGACAGTCGGTAATAGATGGAATTGAACAAGCTAAGAAAAATACATTTTTACAAGAGATCAATACGCGTAATCAAAAAATTTCAGCTATTCGAAGCAATTTTGAAAATAAATTAACTGTTTTAAAACAAAATGCCCAGGTTTCTGAAACAAAAGTTAATACGGTAATAAATGAAAGCCAGCAAACTATCTCTCAGTGTGGAAATTTAATGAACATGTTAGTGAGTTTATCACAACAAGTTACTCAAATATAA
- a CDS encoding DUF720 domain-containing protein, which yields MSNLISDSAFVNKESLANIQSSQEDLKDKNAFQENVIALAYYYLVEAAMTSSESALIQAKQTKANGIAQKELNKEAAALPWYYVPDLKEDQHVEYVPVDRNFWDSWWKVWDTHIHVRSWNKVTWVTHQNQLTVSNGQAKNQQVMAERQFLTQKMGVLQQSAYINETHINSINNESMQILQESSQINRILQSLTFKALLRQPSRQ from the coding sequence ATGTCTAATCTAATTTCTGACTCTGCTTTTGTAAACAAGGAATCCTTAGCTAATATTCAATCTTCGCAAGAAGATCTTAAAGATAAAAACGCCTTTCAAGAAAATGTCATTGCTCTTGCTTACTATTATCTTGTTGAAGCTGCCATGACATCTTCTGAGAGTGCATTGATTCAAGCTAAGCAAACTAAAGCTAATGGTATAGCTCAAAAAGAACTAAACAAGGAAGCAGCTGCCTTACCATGGTATTATGTTCCTGATTTAAAAGAAGATCAACACGTAGAATATGTACCAGTTGATAGAAATTTTTGGGATTCATGGTGGAAAGTTTGGGATACTCATATCCATGTTCGTTCATGGAATAAAGTTACTTGGGTCACTCACCAAAATCAGCTGACTGTGTCAAATGGGCAAGCAAAAAACCAACAGGTGATGGCTGAACGACAATTTTTGACTCAAAAAATGGGAGTATTACAACAAAGTGCCTATATCAATGAAACTCACATCAACTCAATTAACAATGAGTCGATGCAAATTCTACAAGAAAGTTCACAAATCAATAGAATTCTGCAAAGCTTAACTTTTAAAGCACTACTTCGCCAACCTTCTAGACAATAA
- a CDS encoding rhomboid family intramembrane serine protease: protein MIWAISLFSLFCPILTFLMNHYLKIPGPLQWFTLSIWGLKHGWFWQFLTYFFIHSLDTAISLSFLISLFFKMVLLWCFGSEIEFRFGKIGLFLFYLSGGLVAGIVSTTILLLFSSQFIIYGIGPSIYGLMIIWTMLHPDLELDFSFLLHIKFKSLIPIFLGIIILMDLSYGNFISSLLNLIGIGWGFFFGRIIWKLPNPYSFNLGIFQSTNTPPNSEKIIDLTVMQESDEAFMDRMLDKIGDHGEDSLTYRERERMKNISKSKDKKH, encoded by the coding sequence TTGATTTGGGCAATTTCTCTTTTTTCACTGTTTTGCCCTATCTTGACTTTTCTAATGAATCATTATCTAAAAATCCCTGGTCCTTTACAATGGTTTACTCTATCTATTTGGGGTTTAAAGCATGGATGGTTTTGGCAATTTCTTACCTATTTCTTTATTCATTCACTTGATACTGCAATTTCTTTGTCTTTTTTAATTTCTCTCTTTTTTAAAATGGTTTTGCTTTGGTGTTTTGGATCGGAAATTGAATTTCGCTTTGGAAAAATTGGCCTCTTTCTTTTTTATTTGAGTGGAGGATTAGTTGCAGGGATTGTATCAACAACCATTCTTCTTCTTTTTTCTAGTCAATTTATTATTTACGGAATTGGTCCTTCGATCTATGGATTGATGATCATATGGACGATGCTCCATCCCGATCTAGAATTAGACTTTTCTTTTTTACTGCATATTAAGTTCAAATCGCTCATTCCAATATTTCTTGGTATTATCATCCTCATGGATCTTTCCTATGGAAACTTTATCTCCTCACTTTTAAATCTTATTGGGATTGGTTGGGGATTTTTTTTTGGAAGAATCATTTGGAAACTCCCCAATCCTTACTCCTTCAATCTTGGGATTTTTCAATCAACAAATACACCACCTAATTCAGAAAAAATTATCGATCTCACAGTCATGCAAGAAAGTGACGAAGCATTTATGGATAGAATGCTAGATAAAATTGGAGATCATGGAGAGGATTCTTTAACTTATCGTGAACGAGAACGGATGAAAAACATTTCTAAATCTAAAGATAAAAAACACTAA
- the tadA gene encoding tRNA adenosine(34) deaminase TadA, with amino-acid sequence MIQKNDEYFMYQALQEAKKAYEQEEVPVGAVLVFKGRIIARGHNQIEMLKDATAHAEMLCIGAGAQALNNWRLLDTTLYCTLEPCVMCAGALLLSRVATLVWGGKDIRHGANGSWIDLFTYQHPTHKLEIRSGILEADCTGILKDFFIKRRYEN; translated from the coding sequence ATGATTCAAAAAAATGATGAGTATTTTATGTATCAAGCTCTTCAGGAAGCAAAAAAAGCCTATGAGCAAGAAGAAGTTCCAGTTGGTGCAGTATTGGTGTTTAAAGGGAGAATCATTGCACGTGGTCATAATCAAATTGAGATGCTTAAAGATGCAACTGCTCATGCTGAAATGCTTTGTATTGGTGCCGGAGCACAAGCTTTGAATAATTGGCGTCTTTTAGATACAACCCTTTATTGTACCCTTGAACCATGTGTCATGTGTGCTGGAGCGCTTCTTTTATCACGAGTAGCTACTCTTGTTTGGGGAGGGAAGGATATACGTCATGGAGCAAATGGAAGTTGGATTGATCTATTTACTTATCAGCATCCGACACATAAACTTGAGATTAGATCAGGAATTTTGGAAGCAGATTGTACAGGAATTTTAAAAGATTTTTTTATCAAGAGGCGGTATGAAAATTAG
- the rpsO gene encoding 30S ribosomal protein S15, whose product MSLDKGTKEEITKKFQLHDKDTGSADVQIAILTERIAELTDHLKRSPKDHNSRLALLKLVGQRRKLLEYLNSTDTERYKNLIKRLNLRK is encoded by the coding sequence ATGTCGCTAGATAAAGGCACAAAAGAAGAAATCACAAAAAAATTTCAGCTACACGACAAAGATACAGGATCTGCTGATGTTCAAATTGCTATTCTTACAGAAAGAATCGCTGAGCTTACAGATCATCTAAAACGATCCCCTAAAGACCATAACTCCCGTCTAGCACTCCTTAAACTTGTTGGACAAAGGCGTAAACTTCTTGAGTATCTTAATTCAACAGATACAGAGAGATATAAAAATCTTATTAAACGTTTAAATCTTAGGAAATAA